The following nucleotide sequence is from Posidoniimonas corsicana.
CGATCTGCCGCCAGAAGAGCCAATCGAATGCCTGGCCCAGATCCGCTACAACGCCAAGCCGGCCGCGGCGGAGCTAGTGGTCCAAGCGGGGCACAAGCTGAGCGTACGGTTCAAGTCGCCCCAGTTCGGGGTAGCCCCCGGGCAAGCAGTGGTCTGCTTCGACGGCGAGCGAGTCCTCGGCGGCGGCTGGATCGATTGATCGAGAGCAACCTGCGGCGGAAGCCGTTGGTGCGCCGGGTTGCCTGCGGTTCAGCTCCACTCTCCTGAGCTCCGAACCCTGCCGGCTTCCGCAGGCAGTGGCTTGGGACTACGAGCAGTGCGCAAAAAAAAGCGAGCCGGCTGCTCCGCGGCCGGCTCGCTTGCCTCAACGCCCTCTGTCCGGCTCCGTCCCTACTGGGCTGCCCCGGCCCACTGGAGGACCTCCGAAGGGGAGTCGTCCTCGCGGCTGCGGACCTGCATCAGCTCCTTCATCAGCATCTCTTCATTGCACAGGTCGGCAATCGACTCCACCACCAGGTCGGGCTGGTAGGCGAACCGCGCCAGGTCTTCGCGGCTGGTGGTGCCGGTCAGCACCAGCACCGTGCGGTAGCCCATCTGCACACCGCCGATGATGTCGGTCGACATGGTGTCGCCGATCATGATCGTGTCGCTGGTGGTCATGCCGATCTCCTTGCGGGCGGAACGCATCATCACCGGGCTCGGCTTGCCGACGCTGAACGCCTGGATGCCGGTCGCCTCTTCGATCAGCTTCACGATCGCCCCGCAGCCCGGGCGGGTGCCGGTGTTGGTGGGGCAGTTCGGGTCCAGGTTCGTGGCGATCAGCTTCGCGCCGTCCAGGACCATCTGCACCGCCTGCTCGAGCATCTCGAACGACAGCGTGCGGCCCTCGCCGACCACCACGTAGTCCGGGTGCTTGTCGACGATCGAGTACCCGTTGGCGTGTAACGCGTTCAGCAGGCCGCCCTCGCCGATCACGTAGGCCGTGCCCTCGGGCTTCTGCCGGGCGAGGAAGCGGGCGGTCGCCATGGCGCAGGTGTAGATGTGGTCCTCGCTCACCGGCATGCCCATCCGCACCAGCTTGGTCGCCGTGTCGCGGCGGGTGCGCTGGCTGTTGTTGGTGAGGAACAGGAACGGGATGTCCCACTTGGTAAGCAGCTTGATGAAGTCCACCGCGCCAGGGATCAGCTGGCTGCTGCGGTAGATGACGCCATCCATGTCAATCAGAAAACCCTTTTGCATCGCATCGTCACTTATAACGGGGAGGCCGTCTCGCCGGACGGCTCAGAGAGGGACCGAATCCAGGGCGGTCCGGTCGGGGCGGGGGCCGCGTGGGCCTGCTTAGGAAGGACCAGTCACGTACGCAACCAGCGTGCCACAACGGCGCAGGTGGCGAACGATCACCCGCAGACTGCGTTATTCAGTGGGATCGGGCGGAATCGCCGTCAAACCGCCCATTCCGGCTAACCGAAAAGCTAGCGTGCTGGTTGCCTAGTTTGCGGGCAGCTAGCGATGGGCGGCCGCCACTGTTTCGGGCTCGGCCCGCCGCACGGCACGTGGGGCTGAGCCGTGCGGGGTCGCCGGGCAGCGGTCCGACCTATCGCTCAGCGGGCGAGCTTGTCGATCTTCAGCTCCAGCCGCTTCACTTCGCGGATCACCGAGTTGCGGCGCCACTCGCCCCAGATCCAGACCTTGGTGGTGCAGATCGACATTGCGCAGCACAGGAGTCCGGTCGCCCAGGCGATCTGAATCTTGGTGGTCGGCTCCTGGAAGAACTCGTAGCCGCACCACACGCCCAGCGCGAGGTACAGCAGCGAGAGCAGCATCGGGAAGATGGTCATCCACCTCCGCCTGCCGCGGAAGCTCTGAAGGAGATCCTCCGTGAGCGGGCGGTCGCCGAGGAAGGCGTCGATCGATTCTTCTTCCTGACGGACCGCGTCACGGATCAACGCGTCGGCGTCTTGTTCGGTGCTCATCACGCTACTCCTTGGGTTGGAAGGGTCCTGGGCTGCTAGGGGTTCTCTTGATCCCGCTCGATCGCGGACTTGAGCCGCTGCCGGGCGTGGTACAGCCGCGACTTGACCGTGCCGACCGGGAGGCCGGCCGCCTCGGCGATTTCCGCCAGCGGCATGCCGTCCGAGTAGTGCATGGCCAGCAGCGTCTGGTCCTGACGGGGCAGACTCTTCAACATCCGCCGCACGGCGTCCCGACGGTCGGTCGTCGTGTTGTCGGCGGCGGGCGTCGGCGGTTCGTCTGTTAGCGGCTCGGTTGTGTTGCGGCTGCGCTGCCGGCGGCGGATCCAGTCGGCGCACCTCCGGGCGACAATCTGGTAGGCCCAGCGGCGGAAGCAGGCCGGGTCGTCCAGGCGGTCGAGCCCGCGGACGATGCCGAGCCACGCCTCTTGGGCGGCCTCGGCCGCGCCGTCGGCGTTGCCGGTGAGTCGCATCGCGTGCCGGCCGAGCCGGGGGCTCCACCGCTCGACCAGCTCTTCGAGCGCGTCCTCCTCGCCGGACTGGGCCCTGATCACCAGCCACTGGTTGTAGGCGTCGTCGGCGGGCGGGGGGGCGTCGGTAGGCATGCGCGGCAGCGGGTTACTCTCCTGGTCGGCGAACGGCCGCCGCGGTTCACAGGAATCCGGGAATTCTGCAAGACCCGCCGCGTTTGTTAGCATACGGGCTTGGCCCGGGCTACCGACGCCGTCCCCTCGCCCTTCCCTCCCACGTAAGATTCATGCCCAACCGCCTCGCGAACGAGTCCTCCCCCTACCTGCTGCAGCACCAGGACAACCCCGTTGACTGGCAGCCGTGGGGCGAGGAGGCGCTGGCCGAGGCCGCCCGGCGGGACGTGCCGATCTTCCTGTCGATCGGCTACTCGGCCTGCCACTGGTGCCACGTGATGGAGTACGAGAGCTTTGAGAACCAGGCGATCGCCGACTACCTGAATGAGCACTACGTGTCGATCAAGGTAGACCGCGAGGAGCGGCCCGACCTGGACCAGATCTACATGAACGCGGTGCAGATGCTGACCGGCCGGGGCGGCTGGCCGATGAGCGTGTTCCTGACACCGCAGCTCAAGCCGTTCTACGGCGGCACCTACTGGCCGGCCTCGGCCGCGCGCGGCATGCCCGGCTTCGACCAGGTGCTGGCGGCGGTCGTCGACGCGTGGCAGAACCGCCGCGAGCAGGCCGAGCAGACCGCCATGGAGCTGACCGAGAAGA
It contains:
- a CDS encoding RNA polymerase sigma factor, with translation MPTDAPPPADDAYNQWLVIRAQSGEEDALEELVERWSPRLGRHAMRLTGNADGAAEAAQEAWLGIVRGLDRLDDPACFRRWAYQIVARRCADWIRRRQRSRNTTEPLTDEPPTPAADNTTTDRRDAVRRMLKSLPRQDQTLLAMHYSDGMPLAEIAEAAGLPVGTVKSRLYHARQRLKSAIERDQENP
- a CDS encoding DUF6768 family protein, which encodes MSTEQDADALIRDAVRQEEESIDAFLGDRPLTEDLLQSFRGRRRWMTIFPMLLSLLYLALGVWCGYEFFQEPTTKIQIAWATGLLCCAMSICTTKVWIWGEWRRNSVIREVKRLELKIDKLAR
- a CDS encoding TIGR01457 family HAD-type hydrolase is translated as MQKGFLIDMDGVIYRSSQLIPGAVDFIKLLTKWDIPFLFLTNNSQRTRRDTATKLVRMGMPVSEDHIYTCAMATARFLARQKPEGTAYVIGEGGLLNALHANGYSIVDKHPDYVVVGEGRTLSFEMLEQAVQMVLDGAKLIATNLDPNCPTNTGTRPGCGAIVKLIEEATGIQAFSVGKPSPVMMRSARKEIGMTTSDTIMIGDTMSTDIIGGVQMGYRTVLVLTGTTSREDLARFAYQPDLVVESIADLCNEEMLMKELMQVRSREDDSPSEVLQWAGAAQ